A region of Lepeophtheirus salmonis chromosome 13, UVic_Lsal_1.4, whole genome shotgun sequence DNA encodes the following proteins:
- the LOC121128157 gene encoding uncharacterized protein, with the protein MDLVPLIVPNKLSPYLGNSYILQCEMNEGLGSKVKSLKIKNELEDFENEENDEEFNEEIEDEGNGEDMNEDMGDDFNEDPLDIEDEGVYTCVKCSTTHESYDDFMVHLQFKCVKLKGGKNNRKRKKLQENIEDRTCKVCCKTFNSLKYLRYFHMTKCQGYNNIDPLNSTLLKCTNCNKEYKTPRHYYLHVKTCGTTETFSEKVDTRCLKDISCCKCGFIARSKEEFQSSNHKCEPDKPFKCTKCDFRTCHPDSLRKHDLAIHNKDKPTHCCEICGASYSYGAGLNRHLKTHSEKPPKLSCPTCGKLFSRRYTLNRHLESHKPAQKHPCETCGKIFVSLRYLKRHIKSQHPESGHLETHECTHCHSFFREKAYLKKHIRKKHSFN; encoded by the exons ATGGATTTAGTGCCTTTAATCGTTCCAAATAAACTCTCTCCTTATTTGGGGAACTCTTATATTCTTCAGTGTGAAATGAATGAgggacttgg ATCCAAAGTGAAATCcttaaagattaaaaatgaactagaagattttgaaaatgaagaaaatgacgAAGAATTCAACGAAGAAATAGAAGATGAAGGAAATGGAGAAGATATGAACGAAGACATGGGCGATGATTTTAACGAGGATCCCCTTGATATAGAGGATGAGGGAGTCTATACTTGTGTAAAATGCTCCACGACCCATGAATCCTATGATGACTTCATGGTACATCTTCAATTTAAATGTGTAAAACTTAAAGGGGGTAAAAATAAtcgaaagagaaaaaaattgcaggAGAACATTGAAGATCGAACATGTAAAGTCTGCTGTAAAACATTTAATTCTCTGAAATATCTAAGATATTTCCATATGACTAAATGCCAAGGATATAATAACATTGATCCTTTGAATAGTACACTTTTGAAATGTACCAATTGTAATAAAGAGTACAAGACTCCACGACACTATTATCTTCACGTAAAG ACATGTGGTACGACAGAGACATTTTCTGAAAAAGTTGATACCCGTTGTTTAAAAGACATCTCTTGTTGTAAATGCGGATTCATTGCTAGATCGAAGGAGGAATTCCAGTCTTCAAATCACAAATGCGAACCTGATAAACCTTTCAAGTGTACAAAATGTGATTTCCGTACCTGTCATCCTGATTCTCTTCGTAAACATGATTTAGCTATTCACAATAAGGATAAGCCCACACATTGCTGTGAAATTTGTGGTGCCAGCTATTCGTATGGAGCTGGATTAAATCGCCATCTCAAGACTCATTCAGAGAAACCGCCGAAATTGTCCTGTCCTACATGTG GAAAGTTGTTTAGCCGTAGATATACCCTAAATCGTCATTTGGAGAGTCATAAACCCGCTCAAAAACACCCATGTGAAACATGTGGAAAGATATTTGTTTCTTTAAGATACCTCAAACGACATATAAAGTCTCAACATCCAGAAAGTGGTCATTTGGAGACTCATGAATGCACACATTGTCATAGTTTTTTTCGAGAAAAGGCTTATCTAAAAAAGCACATCCGAAAAAAGCATAGCTTTAATTGA